Part of the Kitasatospora sp. NBC_01266 genome, GACCTCCGCGCCGGGCACCGTCTTCGAGGAGCCGTCGGCGTCCTGGCCGTCACCGAAGAAGACCCCGACCGGCGCGAAGTGGAAGGTGTCGCCGACTCCCAACTGCTCGGCGGCTGCCTGCAGATGGACGTCGGAGGGGGTGGTGGTGGGATTGGTCCGCACCCCGAGCATCCGCTGCGCCTGGTCGTAGAAGGGGGCCAACTCCTCCTGCCAGTCGGTGATGTGCTGCCACTGGCGGTCCTCGAAGAAGGCCTTCGGCGGCACGTACAGGGTGTTGGCGTAGTTGAGCGAGCCGCCGCCCACGCCGGCCCCGCCGAGCACCACGACGTTGGCCAGCAGGTGGATCCGCTGGATCCCGTAGAGGCCGAGCGCCGGCGCCCACAGGTAGTTCTTCACGTCCCAGGAGGTCGTGGGCAGTTCGTCCCGCCCGAAGCGCCGCCCGGCCTCCAGCACGGCGACCCGGTAGCCCTTCTCGGTCAGCCGCAGCGCGCTGACCGAACCGCCGAACCCCGAACCCACCACGATCACGTCGTAGTCGAAGCTCTCCGCAGGCTGCTTCTCCACCGGCTGCTTCTCCTCGGTCACTTGAGCCCCAGCGTCTTCAGGGCCCGCAGGCCGGTGGTGAACAGCGCCGCGAACTTCTCGTCGGTGAGCCCCAGCGAGGGGGCCAGCGGCAGCAGCCGCTGGGTGGCGATGGTCTGCGCCTCGGTGAAGCGCAGGATGCCCTCGGCGCCGTGCCGCCGCCCCAGGCCCGACTCGCCCATGCCGCCCATCGGCGAGGCCACCGAGCCGTAGCCGGCCGCGTAGCCCTCATTGACGTTGACCGTGCCGGTGCGCAGCCGCGCCGCCACCGCCCGCCCGCGCCGCGGGTCCTTGGTCCAGACGCTCGAATTGAGACCGTACGGCGTGGCGTTGGCCTGCGCGACGGCCTCCTCCTCGGTGTCGAAGCGGTAGATCGAGACCACCGGGCCGAAGGTCTCCTCGGCGCAGACCGCCATCTCGGGGGTGACCCCGTCCAGGACGGTGGGCTCGTAGAAGAGCGGGCCGAGGTCGGGGCGGGCCTGGCCGCCGGTCAGCACCGTGGCGCCGGCCTTGACGGCCTCCTCGACGTGCCGGGTGACCGTCTCGAGCTGCTTGGCGGAGACCAGCGAGCCCATGTCGGCACCGTAGGCCAGACCGCCACCCAGCCGCATCGCCCGGGTCCGCGCGGTGAACTTCTCCAGGAAGGCGCCGGCCACCGAGCGGTGCACGAAGAGCCGCTCGACCGAGACGCAGAGCTGCCCGGCGGAGGAGAAGCAGGCCCGCACCGCGCCCTCGGCCGCCTTGTCCAGGTCGGCGTCGGCGAGCACCAGCAGCGCGTTCTTGCCGCCGAGTTCGAGCGAGGCGCCGACCAGCCGGGCGGCGGCCCGCTGGGCCACGTCGCGGCCGGTGGGGGTGGAGCCGGTGAACGAGACGTAGTCCGCGTGCTCGATCACGGCCGGGCCGATCACCGGGCCGTCGCCGATCACGATCTGCCACAGGTCGGCCGGCAGCCCGGCCTCGATCAGCAGCTCGCGGGCCCAGAGCGCGGTCAGCGCGGTCTGCGTGTCGGGCTTGTTGACCACCGCGTTGCCCGCCACGAAGGCCGGCAGCGAGTCGCTGACCGACAGCTCCAGCGGGTAGTTCCACGGCGAGATGTGGCCGATCACGCCCTTGGGGCGGCGTCCTTCCACCGTGTGGGTGAGCACCGGCACCGCGCCGCCGCGGCGGCGGTCCTTCAGATAGCCGGCCGCGGCCCGCCCGTAGTGCCTGGCGGCCATCGCGGTGGCGAGGATCTCGTCGAAGGCGTGCAGCCGGGACTTGCCGGTCTCCGCCTGGATCAGGTCGAGCACCTCGTCCTGCCGCTTGAGCAGCAGGTCGTGGAAGCGCAGCAGCACCGCCGCCCGGCGCCGCACCGGCTGGGCGGCCCACTGCGGCTGGGCGCGCCGGGCCAGCTCGAAGGCCGCCTTGACGTCCTGCGGGGTCGACCGCGGCAGCTCGGCCAGCAGCTCACCGGTGAGCGGCGCGAGGGTCCGCACCGTCCCCCCGCCTTCGGCCGCCGGCGCCCCCGTGCCGTCACCGGCGGCGGTGACGCCGCGGGCCAGCCGGGTGACCAGGGACTGCGGGACCGCAGAGGCGACTGTACGGCCGGCGCCCGGGGCCACCGGATTGCGGCCGCCGCCGCGGTTTTCTGCCGTGATGTCCGTCATGGGCGCAGCCTAGGCCTTGGGCGGCCGGTTGTGTACCCGTCGGTAACACGAAAGGCCCTACGGGGTCACCGGGGTGAAGTCGTTCAGCAGCGTGGTGAAGTTGTTCTCGGTCAGCGTGCGGTCGGTACCGGTGGCCGGGCCGCCGACGAGCATCGCGTACGAGGTGCCCTGGCTGTCCCGGTACTCCTCCTCGACCACCCGGCGCGGTCCGGCCATCGGGCCGGTGCCGGTGTAGGTGTAGGTGAAGATCCACTTGGCCGCCTCGTAGCCGTGCACCTGGGCGGCGGCGAGGGACTCCTGCTGGTAGTCCGCCGTCTCCAGTTGCGGGTGCTGGCTCCAGTCCTGATCCAGCTGGGTGAGGTGCGCCAGTGGCGTCAGCGGATCGCCGACCTGGACCGCGAACTGGATCAGGTGCCGGTCGCCGTCCGGACTGTAGTAGATGTTGTTGCTCTTGACCGACCGCTGCCAGTTGCCACCGGCCAGCGGCTCCGGGAAGCGGAAGCCGGCCGGGTCCGTCACCCACTTGAAGCCGGTCGGTGCCGGGCCGGCCGGTGCGGTGGCGCTGGGTGTGGTCGGCGCGGAGCTGGGCGCGGCGGTCGACGAGGCGGTGCTGGACGCGGCCGAGGGCGAGGGGTCGGCCACCGGCGTCTGGTTGCCGTGGTCGTAGCGGACCACGCCGAAGGCCACCGCGCCGCTCACCACGGCAGCGGTCAGCCCGAGCAGCACCAGCCGCAGGCCTCCGCTGCGGCGGGAGCGGCGGGCCGTCGGCAGCGGCCCGGTGGGGGTCGGCTCGACCGGTGCCGACACCGGCACCGGGGCGGGCGCGAGCGCCGCGGTGGGACCGGTCGGCCCGGCGGATGTGCCGGACGACGGCTCGGCGGGGCTGTCCTGCTCGGCCAGCGACGGGCGGTCCACCACCGGCACCAGCTGGGTGGGCGTGCGGTGGATCGCCGGCGGGCGGGCGGTGATCGCCACGGTGTGCCCGGCGGTCACCTCGCGCAGCATCCGCAGCGCCTCGTCGGCGCTCGGCCGCTGCTCCGCCTGCTTGGCCAGCAGCG contains:
- a CDS encoding serine/threonine-protein kinase, which codes for MSGQEQAGAVGVPVPTGEAVPTETENEPTGTEPRGAETTGAERTEAEPIGRAETRRMLAGRYELGDRLGRGGMGTVWRARDLMLDREVAVKELTVNHLPEEDLAILQSRMKQEARAAARIKHGGVITIHDVLEQDGRPWIVMELIDGRSLADVVAQDGALSPREAAEVGAQVLAALHRGHQLGVLHRDVKPANVLLEHGTGRVVLLDFGIAKFEGSSELTRPGDLVGSPDYLAPERAQGERPGPASDLWGLGATLWAAVEGQSPFRRHDPLSTLAAVVAEPLPEPRNAGALGPVLAALLAKQAEQRPSADEALRMLREVTAGHTVAITARPPAIHRTPTQLVPVVDRPSLAEQDSPAEPSSGTSAGPTGPTAALAPAPVPVSAPVEPTPTGPLPTARRSRRSGGLRLVLLGLTAAVVSGAVAFGVVRYDHGNQTPVADPSPSAASSTASSTAAPSSAPTTPSATAPAGPAPTGFKWVTDPAGFRFPEPLAGGNWQRSVKSNNIYYSPDGDRHLIQFAVQVGDPLTPLAHLTQLDQDWSQHPQLETADYQQESLAAAQVHGYEAAKWIFTYTYTGTGPMAGPRRVVEEEYRDSQGTSYAMLVGGPATGTDRTLTENNFTTLLNDFTPVTP
- a CDS encoding succinic semialdehyde dehydrogenase gives rise to the protein MTDITAENRGGGRNPVAPGAGRTVASAVPQSLVTRLARGVTAAGDGTGAPAAEGGGTVRTLAPLTGELLAELPRSTPQDVKAAFELARRAQPQWAAQPVRRRAAVLLRFHDLLLKRQDEVLDLIQAETGKSRLHAFDEILATAMAARHYGRAAAGYLKDRRRGGAVPVLTHTVEGRRPKGVIGHISPWNYPLELSVSDSLPAFVAGNAVVNKPDTQTALTALWARELLIEAGLPADLWQIVIGDGPVIGPAVIEHADYVSFTGSTPTGRDVAQRAAARLVGASLELGGKNALLVLADADLDKAAEGAVRACFSSAGQLCVSVERLFVHRSVAGAFLEKFTARTRAMRLGGGLAYGADMGSLVSAKQLETVTRHVEEAVKAGATVLTGGQARPDLGPLFYEPTVLDGVTPEMAVCAEETFGPVVSIYRFDTEEEAVAQANATPYGLNSSVWTKDPRRGRAVAARLRTGTVNVNEGYAAGYGSVASPMGGMGESGLGRRHGAEGILRFTEAQTIATQRLLPLAPSLGLTDEKFAALFTTGLRALKTLGLK